A genomic segment from Luteolibacter flavescens encodes:
- a CDS encoding dicarboxylate/amino acid:cation symporter — MKNRLALHWQILAALLLATLTAASFRGIFGEASESSFVNAALEGCKLVGDLFLRALKMIIIPLIVTSVVGGIAGLKDAQGFGRLGLKTIGFYMGTGLLAILLGLVLVSVIAPGLTDGQPNESIRNAFAQGTGVNPADMEKIAAASGSVPEGKGIWESISGIFRSMLPENIFAAAASNESVLGVLIFSLLFAAAVTKLPEQQGKSLREFFVAASEAVGTIVHWIMAFAPIGVYALILPVIYSTGFGLFANLGKYVVTVLLALGLHLFVTMPLVLMLVARVNPMRHFSAVKQALIMAFSTASSAATLPLTMESVRDRVGVSSRVTSFTLPIGTSINTDGTALYECVAVMFVAQVMGVHMGFAEMFFVVLAALLTSVGIAGVPHASLVAILLILKNSGIQGAEAAMGVLLAVDRFLDMSRTAVNVFGDTCVAVLVARSEGEETLVKN, encoded by the coding sequence ATGAAAAACCGCCTCGCCCTCCACTGGCAGATCCTTGCCGCGCTGCTCCTCGCCACGCTCACCGCTGCCAGCTTCCGCGGCATCTTCGGCGAGGCCTCGGAGTCGTCCTTCGTGAATGCGGCGCTGGAGGGCTGCAAGCTGGTGGGGGATCTCTTCCTGCGGGCGCTGAAGATGATCATCATCCCGCTCATCGTCACCTCGGTGGTCGGCGGCATCGCGGGGCTGAAGGACGCGCAGGGCTTTGGCCGGCTGGGGCTGAAGACGATCGGCTTCTACATGGGCACCGGCTTGCTCGCCATCCTGCTCGGCCTCGTGCTCGTCAGCGTCATCGCGCCGGGCCTGACGGACGGCCAGCCGAATGAGTCGATCCGGAATGCCTTCGCGCAGGGGACCGGCGTGAATCCGGCGGACATGGAAAAGATCGCCGCGGCATCCGGTAGCGTGCCGGAGGGCAAGGGCATCTGGGAGAGCATCTCGGGGATCTTCCGCTCGATGCTGCCGGAGAATATCTTCGCCGCCGCCGCATCGAATGAGTCGGTGCTGGGCGTGCTGATCTTCAGCCTGCTCTTTGCCGCGGCCGTGACGAAGCTGCCGGAGCAGCAGGGGAAGTCCCTGCGCGAGTTCTTCGTCGCGGCCTCGGAGGCGGTGGGCACCATCGTCCACTGGATCATGGCCTTCGCGCCCATCGGCGTCTATGCGCTCATCCTGCCGGTCATCTATTCCACGGGCTTCGGGCTGTTTGCAAATCTCGGGAAGTACGTCGTGACCGTGCTGCTGGCGCTGGGGCTGCACCTCTTCGTCACCATGCCGCTGGTGCTGATGCTGGTGGCGCGGGTGAATCCGATGCGGCATTTCTCCGCGGTGAAGCAGGCGCTCATCATGGCCTTCTCCACGGCCTCCTCCGCCGCCACGCTGCCGCTGACGATGGAGTCGGTGAGGGATCGCGTGGGCGTCTCCTCGCGCGTGACGTCCTTCACGCTGCCCATCGGCACGTCGATCAATACGGACGGCACGGCGCTCTACGAGTGCGTGGCGGTGATGTTCGTCGCGCAGGTCATGGGAGTGCACATGGGCTTTGCGGAGATGTTCTTCGTGGTGCTGGCCGCGCTGCTCACCAGCGTGGGCATCGCGGGGGTGCCGCACGCCAGCCTGGTGGCCATCCTGCTCATCTTGAAGAACTCCGGCATCCAGGGAGCGGAGGCAGCCATGGGCGTGCTGCTCGCCGTGGACCGCTTCCTCGACATGAGCCGCACCGCGGTGAATGTCTTCGGCGATACCTGCGTGGCCGTCCTCGTCGCCCGCAGCGAGGGCGAGGAAACACTGGTGAAGAATTGA